The Thalassotalea piscium sequence ATTTATGCCGTCAAATAGCAAGCTATCAGCTAGTGTGGATAATTGATGGGCTTCTCGGTAATTGCTCCTGCATTACCCTACTACCGCCATCCTTGGCGGCAAAGCCCAACCTACAAAAAATTGATAATTTCGCTTAATTTTTTATGCATGATTATCATTGTTTTTTAATTGTAGGTCGGCATTTATGCCGTCAGCTAACTATCTTTTAGCTAGTGTGCGTATTTGATACGCTAAAGTCGAACTACATATAAAGTAATGCTTTTTCTTGATGTATAACCCATGAACTATCAATAATTAGCAATAAATAGTTATCAAGAAGATGTTTATACCGCAGGTATAGGCATTTTACCTTTTAAACAAAATTTGTAGGCAACAATATGAATTATGATTATCGCAAGCCACTCCCAGGCGCAAACATAGACTTTTTTGATACTCGAGAAGCTGTTGAAGCAATTCAAGCTGGCGCTTATGCAAAATTACCTTATACCTCTCGTGTACTTGCGGAACAATTAGTACGTAGATGTGATCCTGCAAAGTTAACAGCGTCACTGAAGCAGCTGATAGAACGTAAACAAGATTTAGATTTTCCTTGGTATCCAGCACGTGTTGTTTGTCATGACATATTAGGGCAAACCGCATTAGTTGATTTGGCTGGTTTACGAGATGCAATTGCTGAGCAAGGTGGTGATCCTGCTAAAGTAAATCCTGTAGTACCAACGCAACTGATTGTAGATCACTCGCTAGCAGTGGAACATGCGGGTTTTGATCCTGAAGCATTTGATAAAAATAGAGCGATTGAAGACAGACGTAATGAAGACAGATTTCACTTTATTGAGTGGACTAAAACCGCATTTAAAAATGTTGATGTTATACCTGCGGGTAATGGCATTATGCATCAAATTAACTTAGAGAAAATGTCGCCAGTTATTCAATCAAGAGATGGTGTTGCCTTTCCAGATACTTGTGTTGGTACAGATAGCCATACTCCACATGTTGATGCACTAGGGGTAATCGCTTTAGGCGTTGGTGGTTTAGAAGCAGAAACGGTTATGCTAGGTAGACCATCTATGATGCGTTTACCTGATATTATTGGGGTTAAACTGACCGGTCAACGTCAAGAAGGTATAACCGCTACTGATATCGTTTTAGCTATTACTGAATTTTTACGTAATGAAAAAGTAGTTTCAAGTTACTTAGAGTTTTTTGGTGAAGGTACTGTAAATTTAACAATTGGTGACAGAGCCACTATTTCCAATATGACACCTGAATACGGTGCATCAGCAGCCATGTTTTACATAGATCAACAAACTATAGACTACTTGAAGTTAACAGGTCGTGAGCCTGAACAAGTTGCCTTAGTTGAAACATATGCTAAGCATACAGGCCTTTGGGCAGACGATTTAGTTGAAGCTCAATATGAACGAGTTTTAGAATTTGATTTATCAAGTGTATGTCGCAATATGGCTGGCCCTTCAAATCCACATCGCCGACTTCCTACTACAGAATTAGCTAAACGTGGTATTGCTGGTGAGTGGAATAAAACGTCTGAATTTATACCTGACGGTGCGGTTATTATTGCCGCTATTACCAGTTGTACTAATACTTCTAACCCAAGAAACGTTGTAGCTGCTGGTTTAATTGCTAAACGCGCTAATGAATTAGGTTTAATTCGTAAACCCTGGGTTAAATCATCTTTTGCACCTGGCTCAAAAGTAGCAAAATTATATTTGGAAGAGTCTGGCTTACTAACTGAAATGGAAAAACTAGGTTTTGGTATAGTTGGGTATGCTTGTACTACTTGTAATGGTATGTCTGGTGCATTAGACCCTGAAATACAGAAAGAAATAGTCGATCATGATTTATATACCACAGCGGTTTTATCAGGCAATCGTAATTTTGATGGACGTATTCACCCTTATGCCAAACAAGCTTTCTTAGCATCACCTCCACTCGTTGTTGCTTATGCAATTGCTGGTACTGTTAGGTTTGATATTGAGCAAGACGCTTTAGGACTAGACAAAAATGGTGAGCCAATTACCTTAAAAGATATATGGCCTACCGATGCTGAGATAGATGTAATTGTGAATAAATTTGTTAAGGCTGAGCAGTTTAAAAAAGTGTATACGCCAATGTTTGATTTAGGTGCGTTTGAACCGGCCGAAAGCCCATTATACGATTGGCGCCCACAAAGTACCTATATTCGCCGACCTCCATATTGGGAAGGTGCGCTAGCTGGTGAATGTGAAATGAAGGGCATGAGACCACTCGCTGTATTGGGTGATAATATTACTACTGATCATTTATCACCTTCAAACGCCATTATGTTAGACAGTGCTGCAGGCGCTTATCTAGCGAAAATGGGGTTACCTGAAGAAGACTTTAACTCTTATGCAACGCATAGGGGGGATCATTTAACGGCGCAACGAGCAACATTTGCAAACCCTAAGCTTTTTAACGAGATGTGCCGAGATGAAAGTGGCGAAGTAAAACAAGGCTCACTCACGCGTATTGAGCCCGAAGGTGTCGAAAGTCGGATGTGGGAAGCAATAGAAACCTATATGGAGCGTAAACAACCATTAATAATAATTGCTGGTGCTGATTATGGGCAAGGGTCATCACGCGACTGGGCAGCTAAAGGTGTACGTTTAGCGGGTGTTGAAGTTATTGTAGCGGAAGGCTTTGAGCGTATACATAGAACTAACCTTGTCGGTATGGGCGTTCTGCCATTAGAGTTTACAAACAACGAAACGCGACATACCTATGACATTGATGGTAGTGAAACTTACGATGTGGTAGGTGAAAACACGCCAGGCGCACTACTTAAAGTTGTAATGACACGTCGCAATGGCGATGTTGTCGAAATACCAGTTAAGTGCCGTATAGATACTGAAGAAGAATTATCAGTGTATGAAGCAGGTGGAGTGCTTCAACGTTTTGCCCAAGACTTTTTAGCATCTAACCTTTAAAAAAAGGTTTGGCGTTACTTTAGTAAGTTGTGAATTAACATTCGCAACTTATATTACTCATTTTATTACAGCAGGATCATATAAGTGACATATTTACCGCAATTAAAAATACCAGCAACGTATATGCGTGGTGGTACATCTAAAGGTGTATTTTTTAACTTAACTGACTTACCTAAATCAGCGCAAGCTGCAGGTGAGGCACGCGATAAGCTGCTACTGAGAGTAATAGGTAGTCCAGATCCTTATGGTAAACATACTGACGGAATGGGGGGAGCAACATCAAGTACGAGTAAAATAGTTATTTTATCTAAAAGCACTAAAGATGATCACGATGTTGATTATTTGTTTGGTCAAGTTTCTATCGATAAGCCCTTTGTTGATTGGAGTGGTAACTGCGGTAATCTAACGGCTGCGGTGGGTTCCTTTGCCATTAGTAATGGACTGCTAAATGCTGATCGTATACCTGATAATGGCATTGTTGAAGTAAAAATTTGGCAAGCCAATATAAACAAAACAATTATTGCCCATGTACCTATCGTTAATGGTCAAGTACAAGAAACTGGTGACTTCGAACTTGATGGTGTGACTTTCCCAGCGGCCGAGGTGCAAGTAGACTTCGTTGCACCTGTTGAAGCGAGTGAGGCTATGTTTCCTACGGGAAATATTGTTGATGATCTTGTTGTTGAAGGTTTTGGTACATATAAAGCGACAATGATTAATGCAGGTATTCCTACCATCTTTCTTAATGCTGACGCGATAGGTTATGAAGGTACTGAGTTGCAGGACGCAATTAATAGCGACGATAAAGCATTAGAAATGTTCGAGACTATTCGCGCATATGGTGCGGTTAAAATGGGGTTGATTGATAATATAGCCGAAGCAGCGGGTCGACAACATACCCCAAAAGTTGCTTTTGTTAGTCAAGCTCAAAATTACAT is a genomic window containing:
- the prpF gene encoding 2-methylaconitate cis-trans isomerase PrpF, coding for MTYLPQLKIPATYMRGGTSKGVFFNLTDLPKSAQAAGEARDKLLLRVIGSPDPYGKHTDGMGGATSSTSKIVILSKSTKDDHDVDYLFGQVSIDKPFVDWSGNCGNLTAAVGSFAISNGLLNADRIPDNGIVEVKIWQANINKTIIAHVPIVNGQVQETGDFELDGVTFPAAEVQVDFVAPVEASEAMFPTGNIVDDLVVEGFGTYKATMINAGIPTIFLNADAIGYEGTELQDAINSDDKALEMFETIRAYGAVKMGLIDNIAEAAGRQHTPKVAFVSQAQNYITSSNKQVNAEQINLHVRALSMGKLHHAMMGTAAVAIGTAAAIPGTLVNLAAGGGSLNSVVFGHPSGTLKVGAETVKSGNQWQVNKVTMSRSARVLMEGWVRIPQNLT
- the acnD gene encoding Fe/S-dependent 2-methylisocitrate dehydratase AcnD — encoded protein: MNYDYRKPLPGANIDFFDTREAVEAIQAGAYAKLPYTSRVLAEQLVRRCDPAKLTASLKQLIERKQDLDFPWYPARVVCHDILGQTALVDLAGLRDAIAEQGGDPAKVNPVVPTQLIVDHSLAVEHAGFDPEAFDKNRAIEDRRNEDRFHFIEWTKTAFKNVDVIPAGNGIMHQINLEKMSPVIQSRDGVAFPDTCVGTDSHTPHVDALGVIALGVGGLEAETVMLGRPSMMRLPDIIGVKLTGQRQEGITATDIVLAITEFLRNEKVVSSYLEFFGEGTVNLTIGDRATISNMTPEYGASAAMFYIDQQTIDYLKLTGREPEQVALVETYAKHTGLWADDLVEAQYERVLEFDLSSVCRNMAGPSNPHRRLPTTELAKRGIAGEWNKTSEFIPDGAVIIAAITSCTNTSNPRNVVAAGLIAKRANELGLIRKPWVKSSFAPGSKVAKLYLEESGLLTEMEKLGFGIVGYACTTCNGMSGALDPEIQKEIVDHDLYTTAVLSGNRNFDGRIHPYAKQAFLASPPLVVAYAIAGTVRFDIEQDALGLDKNGEPITLKDIWPTDAEIDVIVNKFVKAEQFKKVYTPMFDLGAFEPAESPLYDWRPQSTYIRRPPYWEGALAGECEMKGMRPLAVLGDNITTDHLSPSNAIMLDSAAGAYLAKMGLPEEDFNSYATHRGDHLTAQRATFANPKLFNEMCRDESGEVKQGSLTRIEPEGVESRMWEAIETYMERKQPLIIIAGADYGQGSSRDWAAKGVRLAGVEVIVAEGFERIHRTNLVGMGVLPLEFTNNETRHTYDIDGSETYDVVGENTPGALLKVVMTRRNGDVVEIPVKCRIDTEEELSVYEAGGVLQRFAQDFLASNL